AGTAGCGCAGCACATGCGGTTTCACGGCGCACAGCTCGCTGACTTCACCGATGGTGAAATAGCGCTTGCCGGGGATTACGGGCAGTTCGCTATTGTGGCTAGCTTCCAGCATCTTCTTCTACTCGTGCCTTGAGTTTTTGTCCCGGTTTGAAGGTCACTACCCTGCGCGCGGAAATGGGGATTTCCTCGCCGGTTTTGGGGTTGCGGCCCGGGCGCTGACTTTTATCGCGCAGATCAAAATTGCCGAAACCAGACAGCTTGACCTGCTCATTGCTTTCCAGCGCATTGCGGATCTCCTCGAAAAAGTATTCGACGATCTCCTTCGCTTCGCGTTTGTTAAAGCCCAGCTCTTCGTACAGCTTTTCGGCGAGCCCGGCCTTGGTCAGTGCCTCTGTCATTGGTTCCTACCAATTGATTCAGAGGCGTCGACTCCAGATCGGAAGCGGCCCAAACCGCGGCGGCTTTCAACCCGGTAGCAGACGCTCTCGGGATGCCAGTCAACCTGCACCCGAGAGCATCGTGCTCCCTATCAGCGCAGGCTGGCGTTGTATTTTTGTTTTAGTTGTCCGATCACCGCTTCGACAGCGGCATTGATTTCGTCGTCGTTAAGGGTGCGCGACGGATGCTGAAAGGTCAACCCCATGGCGACACTTTTTCTATTGAAATCAATACCTTTGCCCTGATAAACGTCAAAAATCTTGAGGTCCGTCAAGGTTTCGCCGGCGGCCTCGACGGCACAGTCGAGCAGACTGGCGGCGGGGACATCGGCGTCCACCAGCAGGGCCAGGTCGCGGCGCACTTCCGGGAATTTGGACAATGGCGTGAATGCCGGCACGCGGGCTTCGCCCAGGGCGTCGAGGCTGAGCTCGAACACGTAGGCGGATTTGGGCAGGTCCAGCTGCTTCTGCACCTGCGGGTGCAGGGTGCCCACGAAGCCCACCTCCACGTCGCCGCGCAGGATGCGGGCGCACTGCCCCGGGTGCAGCGCCGGGTGCTGGCCGGCTTCGAAGCGGAATTCGCCCTGGGTGCCGAGGCGCGCGAGCACGGCTTCCACGTCGGCTTTAACGTCGTAGAAGTCGACCCAGTCTTTGCCGCCGGTCCAGTTCTCGGCGTAGCGCGGGCCGTAGGCCAGGCCGGCGAGCATCGGTTCCTGCTGCAGTTCCCTGCCCTCGGCGGGGACGAAGCGCAGGCCGGTCTCGAACAGGCGCACGCGGCCCTGCTGGCGGTTCAGGTTGTACTGCAGTGCCTTGCACAGGCCCGGAATCAGGCTGGTGCGCATGACCGACAGATCGGCACTGATGGGGTTCTGCAGCGCCACCGGTTCGGCGGCGGGGTCGAACAGCGCGCTGGAGTCCCGGTCGATAAAGCTGAAGGTGATGGCCTCGGAGTAGCCCCGCGCCAGCAGTGTCTCTTCCAGCGCGCGCTGGGACAGCAGGCTCTCGCGGCGCGGCTCGATCGACAGTTCGGCGGTCATGCTCTCGCTGGGGATGCGGTTGTAGCCGTACACCCGCGCCAGCTCTTCAAGCAGGTCGGATTCGATGGCGATATCGAAACGGAAGCTGGGCACCAGGAAGGTCCAGCCGTCGGCGTCCTGCTCGATCTTCTCCAGGCCCAGGCGGGTGAGAATATCGACGATCTCGTCGTCGGCCAGATTGATACCCAGGCCCTGGGAGACGCGCGCGCGGCGCAGGGTGATATGGCGCTCGGCGGGCATGACTTCGGTCAGTTCGCGCAGGTGGACCGGGCCGGGTTCACCGCCGACGATCTCCACCAACAGTTGCGTGGCGCGCTCGACGGCCTTTTCCTGCAGACGGTAGTCCACGCCGCGTTCGAAGCGGTGCGACGAGTCGGTGTGCAGGCCGTAGGAGCGGGCCTTGCCGGCGATGGCGACCGGGCTGAAGAAGGCACTCTCGAGGAAGATATCGCGGGTGCTTTCGGTGACCGCGGAGTCCAGGCCGCCCATGATGCCGGCCATGGCCAGCGGCTGCTTGTCGTCGGCGATCACCAGGGTGTCGGCCTTCAGCTTCACTTCCTGGCCGTCCAGCAGGGTCAGTTCCTCGCCGGCTTCGGCCATGCGCACCTTGATGCCGCCGCTGAGCTTGTTCAGGTCGAACGCGTGCATCGGCTGGCCCAGTTCGAGCAGCACATAGTTGGTGACATCCACCACCGGATCGATGGAGCGCAGGCCGCTGCGGCGCAGGCGCTCCGCCATCCACAGCGGGGTGCTGGCGGTGATATCGATATTGCGGATCACGCGGCCCACGTAGCGCGGACAGGCGTCGCCGGCGGCCAGGGTCACGGCCACGCTGTCATCGATCTTGGCGGCGAGCGGCTCGATCTCCGGGCCCTTGACCGGGCAGCGGTTCAGTACGCCCACTTCGCGGGCGACGCCGGCCACGCCGAGACAGTCGGAGCGGTTGGGGGTCAGGTCGACTTCGATGGCGACGTCGTCCAGCTGTAGATAGTCGCGCAGGTCTGTGCCGGTGGGGGCGTCGGCGGGCAGCTCCCAGATGCCGTCGCTGTCATCACCCAGCTCCAGTTCGGTCTGGGCGCACAGCATGCCGAAGCTCTCGACACCGCGCAGCTTGGCTTTCTTGATCTTGAAATCGCCGGGCAGCTTGGCACCCACCAGGGCGAACGGGATCTTGATGCCGGCGCGGGCATTGGGCGCGCCGCAGACGACCTGCATTTCGCCGTCCGGGTGGCCGGCGACTTTGCACACGCGCAGTTTGTCGGCATCCGGGTGCTGTTCGGCGGAGAGGATCTCGCCGACGACGACGCCGGAAAATGTACCGGCAACCGCTTCCACGCCGTCGACTTCCAGGCCCGCCATGGTGATCTGGTCGGCCAGTTCCTGTGCGCTCAGTTGCGGGTTTACCCATTCCCGCAACCAGGAGTTGCTGAGTTTCATAGTGGTGTCTCTTTCTGAATTCTGTTTGGTTCTTCAACTTTGCTGGCAGGCCTTGGGCCTGCTGGCCGAGCTGGGGCTCGGCGCTCCCGGGCGGGCTCGCGCCCGGTGCTTCCGTCAGAACTGCTTGAGGAAGCGCAGGTCGTTGTCGAAGAACAGGCGCAGGTCGTTGACGCCGTAGCGCAGCATGGCCAGGCGCTCGATACCGATACCGAAGGCGAAGCCGGAGTATTTTTCGCTGTCGATATCACAGGCGGCGAATACGTTCGGGTGCACCATGCCGCAGCCGAGAATTTCCAGCCAGCCGGTGCCGGAGCACACACGGCAGCCCTCGCCGCCGCAGGCGGTGCACTGGATATCCGCTTCCGCCGAGGGTTCGGTGAACGGGAAGTAGGACGGGCGGAAACGCACCGGTACGTCGGCTTCGAAGAAGGCGCGCAGGAACTGGTCGATGCAGCCTTTCAGGTGCGCGAAGCTGATGTTCTCACCGACAACCAGGCCTTCCACCTGGTGGAACATGGGCGAGTGGGTCACGTCGGAGTCGCAGCGGTAGACGCGGCCGGGGCAGATGATGCGCAGCGGCGGCGCGGCTTTCTCCATGGTGCGGATCTGCACCGAGGAGGTGTGGGTGCGCAGCACTGTGGTCGGGTCCACATAGAAAGTGTCGTGCATCGCGCGCGCCGGGTGGTGCGCGGGAATGTTGAGCGCTTCAAAGTTGTAGTAGTCGCTCTCGACTTCGGGGCCCTGCTCCACCGAGAAGCCGATGCGCACGAAGAATTCTTCCACGCGGCGCAGGGTGCGGGTGATCGGGTGCATATTGCCCTGCTCTTCACCGCGGCCCGGCAGGGTGACGTCGATGGTCTCTTCCGCGAGCTTGGCGTTGATCGCCGCCTGCTCCAGCGCGTTGCGGCGGGCGTTGATCTTTTCCTGCACCTGTTGCTTGGCTTCGTTGATCTTGGCGCCGGCGGCGGGGCGCTCTTCGGCGGACAGCTTGCCCAGGCCTTTCAGCAGCGCGGTGATCTGGCCTTTCTTGCCCAGGTAGTCCACGCGCACCTGGTCCAGTGCGGCCAGATCGTCGGCCTTTTCCACCAGTGCCAGTGCCTGTTCGGTGAGGGACTGCAAATCTTGCATTGAATCGTTCCCGTTTGAATTCAATTTTTCTTCGTGAGCCAGCGGCCCGGCCATTGTTTTCCGGGCCCGCCCCCGCGCCAGAGAAGGATAGGACGCGCGGGGCATTTTATCTCGTGGCGGGCGCCAGCCTGGTGACGCTCCGCATAAAAAAATAGGGAAGGGCCACAACAGCCCTTCCCTATTTTTTGGTTCAGTTCGGGGTACCGGCCATTGAGGCCCGCACCCGTCTACTGAGAAGCAACTTAAGCTGCCAGGGCTGCCTTGGCTTTTTCCACTACGGCAGCAAAAGCGGCTTTGTCGTATACAGCCAGGTCGGCCAGGACACGGCGGTCCAGGGCGATGTCGGCCTTTTTCAGACCGGCGATCAGGCGGCTGTAGCTCAGACCTTCAGCGCGGGACTGGGCGTTGATACGAGTGATCCACAGAGCGCGGAAGTTACGCTTCTTGACACGACGGTCGCGGTAAGCGTACTGGCCGGCTTTGATCACCGCCTGCTTGGCTACGCGGAATACGCGCGAACGCGCACCGTAGTAACCTTTAGCCTGCTTCAGAATTTTCTTGTGACGACGACGCGCCTCTACACCACGTTTAACACGGGCCATAACTCTATCCTCTTAAACCTTTAGCGATGGGCCAATTACTTGGCGCGCAACATACGATCGACCAGGGTGGCGTCAGACTTGTTCATGGTCTGAGTGCCGCGCAGCTGACGCTTACGCTTGGTGGTCATCTTGGTGAGGATGTGGCTCTTGTTGGCGTGCTTGTGCTTGTAGCCCGCAGCCGTCTTCTTGAAGCGCTTGGCGGCGCCACTGTGCGTTTTTGCTTTCGGCATTTTGTACTCCAAAAGTATCTGAGTCTGCGAACAGACTGCCTTAGTGAACCGCCGGCAGTCACCGGCGGCGATTACGGGAGTGAGGAGGCAGCCGTCGCCCAATCACTTCCCAAAGTGGAGATCCGCGGCTTGCGCCGCAGGCCTCACTTTTTCTTTTTAGACGGCGCCATGACCATGATCATCTGGCGGCCTTCCATCTTCGGCCGCTGTTCCACGGTCGCCAGTTCTTCCAGGTCTTTCTCGATGCGCTGCATCATTTCCATACCCAGTTCCTGGTGCGCCATCTCCCGGCCGCGGAAACGCAGGGAAACCTTGGCCTTGTCACCCGCTTCGAGGAAGCGGGTCAGGTTGCGCAGCTTGATCTGGTAGTCCCCGATATCGGTACCGGGGCGGAACTTCATTTCCTTGATCTGCTGCTGCTTCTGTTTCTTCTTGGCCGCATTTTTGGCCTTTTTGGCCTCGAATACGTGCTTCCCGTAGTCCATGATCTTACAGACTATGGGGTCGGAGTCCGGCGAAATTTCAACGAGATCCAGAGTGGCCTGCTGTGCGGCTTCCAGCGCTTCGTCCAGGGACACAATCCCTACCTGTTCACCGTCGGCGCCAATGAGGCGAACTTGTGACGCCTCGATCTGATCATTGATGCGGGCCTTTTTGGACCGTCCCTTGCTCTCTCGTTTAATAGCTATCGTCTCCGTTAATTATCAGAAATAGACAAACGGCCGCGGCGTTCCACGTCCTGGCCGAGAATCTGCAGGAATGACTCGAAGGTCATGGTTCCGAGATCCTCACCGCTACGTGTCCGCACGGCGACCGTCTGGCTTTCTACTTCCTTATCGCCGATGACCAGCAGATAAGGAACACGCTGTAGCGTGTGCTCGCGGATTTTAAAGCCGATCTTCTCGTTTCTCAAGTCGGCAGCGGCGCGATACTGCAGGGCGCCGAGGCGAGACTCCAGATCGCGACAGAAATCGGCCTGGCGGTCAGTAATATTCAGGATCGCCACCTGCTGGGGCGCCAGCCAGGTGGGGAAGGCGCCCTCGTAGTGCTCGATCAGGATACCGATAAAGCGCTCGAAGGAACCCAGCGCCGCGCGGTGCAGCATGACCGGGGTCTGGCGCGAGCCATCTTCCGCCACATACTGGGCGTCCAGGCGGCCCGGCATGGAGAAATCGACCTGAATGGTGCCGCACTGCCACACGCGGCCGAGGCAGTCCTTCAGGGAGAACTCGATCTTGGGGCCGTAGAAGGCGCCCTCGCCCGGCAGCTCTTCCCACGGCAGGCCGGCGGCGTTCAGCGCGTCGGCCAGGGCCTTCTCGGCCTTGTCCCAGCTCTCCTCGGACCCCACGCGCTTCTCCGGGCGGGTGGAGAGGCGGTAGATGACCTCTTCGAAGCCGAAATCCTTGTACACCGAGTGCATCAGGTCCATGAAGTCGGATACTTCCGACTGGATCTGGTCTTCGGTACAGAAGATATGGCCGTCGTCCTGTACGAAGCCGCGCACGCGCATCAGGCCGTGCAGGGAGCCGGACGGCTCGCTGCGGTGGCAGGAACCGAATTCCGCCAGGCGCAGGGGCAGATCGCGGTAGCTGCGCAGGCCCTGATTGAACACCTGCACGTGGCAGGGGCAGTTCATCGGCTTGATCGCGAACTGGCGCTCTTCGCTGGTCAGCGAGAACATGTCGTCGGCGAACTTGTCCGCGTGGCCGGACTTCTCCCACAGGCTGAAGTCCACCAGCTGCGGCGTCTTGATTTCCTGGTAGCCGGTTTCGCGCTGGCGGCGGCGCATGTACTGCTCGATGGTGCTGTAGATGGTCCAGCCATTCGGGTGCCAGAACACCATACCCGGCGCCTCTTCCTGAATATGGAAGAGATCGTACTTCTTCGCCAGTTTGCGGTGATCGCGCTTTTCCGCCTCTTCGATACGGTGCAGGTAGGCCTTGAGGTCTTTCTTGTTGCCCCAGGCGGTGCCGTAGACGCGGGTCAGCATCTCGTTGCTGGCATCGCCGCGCCAGTAGGCGCCGGCCACTTTGGTCAGCTTGAACGCCTTCAACTTGCCGGTGGACGGCACGTGCGGGCCGCGGCACAGGTCTTCGAAGTCGCCCTGGCGGTACAGGGAGATGTCTTCATTGGTGGGGATACTGGCGATAATCTCCGCCTTGTACTCCTCGCCCATTTCGCGGAAATACTTCACCGCCTCGTCGCGCGGCAGCAGGCGGCGACTGACCGGAATATCTTCCTTGGCCAGCTCGCTCATGCGCTGCTCGATCTTCTCCAGATCTTCCGGGGTAAACTGGCGCTCGTAGGCGAAGTCGTAGTAGAAGCCGTCCTCGATCACCGGGCCGATGGTGACCTGCGCGCCCGGGTACAGCTGCTTGACCGCCTGGGCCAGCAGGTGCGCGGTGGAGTGACGGATAATCTCCAGCCCTTCCGGCTGGCGATCGGTAATAATAGCCAGCTCCGCATCGCGGTCGATCACATAACTGGTGTCGACTTCCTTGCCATCGACCACACCACCGAGGGCAGCCTTGGCCAGACCGGCGCCGATATCATTGGCGACGTCGTAGACGGAAACGGAGTTGGAGAATTCGCGACGGGAGCCGTCGGGGAGAGTGACAACAGGCATTGTACTTCCTTTTCTATCAGTGGCGATCCCTACCAAAGACCGCATGAACAGATATCAGATTTTTTTAGAGAATCCGGCGGGTGTGTAGCGCGGTGCAGGATGCACCGCCGCCGGCAGTGCCGGCGCGAGCCCGGTAAAACCCGCAAAAATCACATTTTTGCGCAGCTTTTGCCTGGGCGACCTTTGCAAATTGACAGGGATGTCAGCTTGCAAAGTAAGGTAAATGGTAGACCCGACCAGATTTGAACTGGTGACCTCTGCCATGTCAAGGCAGCGCTCTAACCAACTGAGCTACGGGTCTGAAACTCTTTTTTCAACGCCGCTTCGGGGTGCCCCTGCAGCGAAGAGCGCGAACTTTAGCACCGCCCTCAGGGCTTTTCAACAGGGGAATTTAGAAAATTTTTGCGCCAACCATCTACCCCCTGCCCGACCGGTCAGCACCACCCGCCAACACGGCAAAACCGAAGGGTCATGGACAGGCGCGAAGCGGCTGTGGCTTAATAACAGTGAATCCAGACAGACCCATGGACACGACAGCCATGATCGCAATCTCCGCATCCGTGATCGTCAAGCCAGTGTGGCTAATTCGCTGCACCGGCCTGCTGTCGCCTGCCTGAGATTCTCCTCCCGCAACGACAACAGCCGCACTGAAAGGCTGTTGTCAGCACCCCTTCGGTTCGGCTACCAAGCACCAACACCCGTACCGATAAGGGACTATTGTGAACACCAAGCCTCTCGCCACCCTGCCCGACAACGGCTTTTTCCTCGCCTTTGCCGCCGCCGGACTCTTCTCCATCAAGGCCATCTTTATCAAGCTCGCCTATCGCTACGGCGTGGACGTGGAGACGTTCATCCTGCTGCGCATGCTGCTGGCGCTGCCGTTTTACCTGGCCATCGTCGTACTGCTGAAACGCGGCGGCAGCTGGCGCCCGGTATCGCCGCGCCTGCTGCTGCAGACGGCGGCACTGGGATTCTTCAGCTATTACCTGGCGAGCCTTCTCGACCTGCAGGGGCTGCGCTATATCAACGCCAACTTCGAGCGGCTGATCCTGTACCTCTACCCCACCTTCGTGCTGTTGATGTCCTGGCTGATTCTGCGCAAGCCAATGCGCGCCGGGCAGCTGCTGTGCATTCTCGGCGCCTACGCCGGCATTTTGCTGATCTACTGGCAGGACAACGCCTTCGGCACTGATACGGCGGCGCCGGCCTGGGTACCGCTGACGCCGATCGCCTGGGGCGCCCTGCTCACCGCCGGTGCCGCGCTGAGCTTCGCCATTTATGTGACGTTCAGTGCGAGCGCCATCGAACATCTCGGCAGCCGCCAGTTCACAGCGCTGGCCATGCTGGCGGCGAGCGCCGCCATCGCTGTGCACTTCGCCCTGCAGAACGACTGGGCCCGGCTGGCACAGCCGACCCCGGTATACGCCTATGCACTGACCGTGGCCTTCGTGTGCACCGTGGTGCCGTCATTGCTGATGAGCGCGGCGATTGAGCGCATCGGCCCGGCGGCCACCGGCGCGGTCGGTACCAGCGGACCGGTCATCACACTGATTGCCGCGTCGCTGGTACTGGGGGAACCGTTTACGGTCTACCACCTGGCGGGGATGGCGGTGATTATCGGCAGCCTGATGCTGCTGAAAAAAGTCGGCAGCGGACAAGGCAGCATAAAGAAGGCAGTACCGGCGCGCGAATCCGCCTCGTAACGGGCGCCGCGCGCACCCTGCCGACGGACGGGCGCCGGGGCCACAAGCCTAACCCGCCTCAATCAGGGTTCACTGCTCTTCTTTCAGGCGGGTGATCTCGTCGCGCAGCTTGGCCGCGGTTTCAAACTCGAGGTTCCTGGCGCTTTCGTACATCTGCTGCTCCAGCTCCTCGATCCGCGCCCAGCGCTGCTTGTCCGACAGCGGTTTCTGGTCGGCCTTGTAGGCGCCCTTGCCTTCCGCGACTTTGCGCCGCCCCCTGGGTACACCGGGGGCAATGGCGCCCTCCATGATATCGGCGACACTCTTGCGAATCCCCTGCGGGGTAATGCCGTGCTCGGCATTGTGCGCCAGCTGCTTTTCGCGGCGGCGCGCGGTTTCGTCCAGCGCGCGCTGCATCGAATTGGTGACCTTGTCGGCGTAGAGAATCGCCCTGCCCTCCAGGTTGCGCGCGGCGCGACCGATGGTCTGGATCAGCGAGCGGTCGGAACGCAGGAAGCCCTCCTTGTCCGCATCGAAAATCGCGACCAGTGCCACCTCCGGCATATCGAGACCTTCGCGCAGCAGGTTGATCCCCACCAGCACATCGAATTCGCCGATGCGCAGGTCGCGGATGATCTCCACCCGCTCCACCGTGTCGATATCCGAGTGCAAGTAGCGTACACGCACGCCGCTGTCGCTCAGGTATTCGGTCAGGTCTTCGGCCATGCGCTTGGTCAGCACGGTAATCAGCACGCGCTGACCTGCATCCACGCAATGGTGGATCTCCGACAGGCAGTCGTCCACCTGGGTCGACGCGGGGCGCACTTCGACCTCCGGATCCACCAGGCCGGTGGGACGCACCACCTGCTCCACCACCTGGCCGGCGTGTTCGGCCTCGTAGGGGCCGGGCGTGGCGGATACAAAAATGGTCTGCGGTGCCAGATGCTCCCACTCCTCGAATTTGAGCGGGCGGTTGTCCAGTGCCGACGGCAGGCGGAAGCCGTATTCCACCAGTGTCTCCTTGCGCGAGCGGTCGCCGCGGTACATGCCGCCGATTTGCGGCACGGTGACGTGGCTCTCGTCGATAAACAGCATGGCGTCGTGAGGCAGATAATCGAACAGCGTGGGCGGCGGCTGACCAACACCGCGCCCGGACAGATAGCGGGAGTAGTTCTCCACGCCGTTGCAGTAACCCAGCTCCTGCATCATTTCCAGATCGTACTTGGTGCGCTGCTCCAGGCGCTGGGCCTCCAGCAGCTTGTCGTTGTCGCGCAGCTGCTTGAGGCGATCGTGCAGCTCATCCTTGATCTGGTCGATGGCGCTGACAATCGTTTCCCGCGGCGTGACATAGTGGGATTTGGGGAAGATGGTGATGCGCGGCACTTTCTTCAGCATCTCGCCGGTGAGCGGATCGAACAGGGTGATCTCCTCGATCTCTTCGTCGAACAGCGACAGGCGCACCGCCTCCAGGTCGGAATCCGCCGGGTAGATATCGATCACGTCGCCGCGCACCCGGTAGGTGGCCCGGCGGAAGTCGGTGTCGTTACGCGTGTACTGCAGCTCGGCGAGACGGCGCAGAATCGTGCGCTGGTCGACCAGGTCGCCGCGATCCAGGTGCAGCACCATCTTCAGGTACTTGTCCGGATCGCCCAGACCGTAGATGGCGGACACGGTGGCCACGACAATCACATCACGGCGCTCGATCAGCGCCTTGGTCGCCGACAGCCGCATCTGCTCGATATGCTCGTTGATGGACGCATCCTTCTCGATAAAGGTGTCCGACGACGGCACATAGGCCTCCGGCTGGTAGTAGTCGTAATAAGAGACGAAGTATTCGACCGCGTTCTTGGGGAAGAACTCCCTGAACTCGCCGTAGAGCTGGGCGGCCAGGGTCTTGTTGTGCGCCATGACAATCGCCGGACGCTGCACACGCTCGATAACATTCGCCATGGTAAAGGTCTTGCCCGAACCGGTTACCCCGAGCAAGGTCTGGTGACTGAGGCCATCTTCAACCCCCTCCACCAGCGACTCGATCGCCTTGGGCTGATCACCCGCCGGCTCGTACTTGCACACCACCTGAAAAGGACGCGACTCCATAACACCCTACCGCCACTACTGTCACTGAAAGCAATCAGCGATTGTAGGACCTCCCCGCCAGCGCCACAAATGCCCCGCACCATCCCAAAGAATGCCGCGCCAGTCACCTCTCCTGGCGACTTTTTAAACAAACCAACGCCAAAAATAAATTCCTGACAAATCAATCAGTTAAAGTGCAAAAAAGGGGTTGACCCGCACCGGGGCGCTCTATAATATACGCGCCATCTGAACGGGACGGCACACAAGCTCAACCGGAAAGATATTCCGCCTTAGCTCAGTTGGTAGAGCAATTGACTGTTAATCAATGGGTCGCTGGTTCGAGCCCAGCAGGCGGAGCCAAATACTAAAAAAGCCCCTCGGCGCAAGTCGAGGGGCTTTTTTAGTATTTGGCCTCTCTACTTTACTGGGCGAGAAGAGCCCAGTTGGGTGAAGCAAGCGTTTGCGAGGTATACGTCGCGCGCAGCTGAACGCCGCCAATCTATGATGGGTGGCCGGACTGACGCAAGCGTTTGCGACGGACAGGTCGCGTGCGGCCGAACCCCGGCAGTCTGTGATTGGCGGGCGGGGGCGTCAAATACAAAAGCCAGGCACAAAAAAGGCCCCGCACTGCGGAGCCCTTTCCAATCAATTTACCAACTAGCGCCGCCCCGAGTCCGTCGGCACCGGCAGGCGCTCCACCTGCCCCACCCTGGCGACCGGCTTCTGCTCTCGCTGCTGCGCCCAGACCACATCCACCAGATGCTCCTTCGGCGCATAATCCTTTACCGCCGTGCGCAACAGGCGGTGCACGGCCTCGCAGTCATGACGGCCGCAGGCATCGCGCAACTCGCCGATCAACAGCTGCAGCCGTTCGCTCGCCAGGCGCTCTTCTTCGGCGCGCATAATCATCGCGTGATCGGTGCCGGAGACATTGTCGCCGAGCAGCAACTCCTCATAGAGTTTTTCACCCGGGCGCAGGCCGCTAATCTGGATCTCGATATCCCCTTCGGGGTTTTCCTCGTCGCGTACCGTGTGCCCCATGATCTGGATCAGGCGGCGCGCCAGGTCGTAGATACGCACCGGCTCGCCCATATCCAGCACGAATACCTCACCATTGCGCCCCATGCTGCCGGCCTGCAGTACCAGCTGAGCCGCCTCGGGAATCGTCATGAAATAACGGGTGACCTTGGGGTGCGTGACGGTAACCGGCCCGCCGGCATTGATCTGGTCGGAAAACAGCGGAATCACCGAACCCGAGGACCCCAGCACATTGCCGAAGCGCACCATGCAGACCCGGGTGCGGCCAAAACGGCGGCCGAAGTCCTGGCAGATCAGCTCGGCAAAACGCTTGGTGGCGCCCATCACATTGGTGGGGCGCACCGCCTTGTCGGTGGAGATCAATACAAACTGCTCGACCCCGAAAGCCTCGGCAGCTTCCAGCACCGACAGTGTGCCGAGCACGTTGTTGTCTGCACCCAGCACCACATTCTGTTCCACCAGCGGCACATGCTTGTAGGCCGCGGCATGGTAAATGGTATCGA
This region of Microbulbifer sp. SAOS-129_SWC genomic DNA includes:
- the uvrB gene encoding excinuclease ABC subunit UvrB, whose translation is MESRPFQVVCKYEPAGDQPKAIESLVEGVEDGLSHQTLLGVTGSGKTFTMANVIERVQRPAIVMAHNKTLAAQLYGEFREFFPKNAVEYFVSYYDYYQPEAYVPSSDTFIEKDASINEHIEQMRLSATKALIERRDVIVVATVSAIYGLGDPDKYLKMVLHLDRGDLVDQRTILRRLAELQYTRNDTDFRRATYRVRGDVIDIYPADSDLEAVRLSLFDEEIEEITLFDPLTGEMLKKVPRITIFPKSHYVTPRETIVSAIDQIKDELHDRLKQLRDNDKLLEAQRLEQRTKYDLEMMQELGYCNGVENYSRYLSGRGVGQPPPTLFDYLPHDAMLFIDESHVTVPQIGGMYRGDRSRKETLVEYGFRLPSALDNRPLKFEEWEHLAPQTIFVSATPGPYEAEHAGQVVEQVVRPTGLVDPEVEVRPASTQVDDCLSEIHHCVDAGQRVLITVLTKRMAEDLTEYLSDSGVRVRYLHSDIDTVERVEIIRDLRIGEFDVLVGINLLREGLDMPEVALVAIFDADKEGFLRSDRSLIQTIGRAARNLEGRAILYADKVTNSMQRALDETARRREKQLAHNAEHGITPQGIRKSVADIMEGAIAPGVPRGRRKVAEGKGAYKADQKPLSDKQRWARIEELEQQMYESARNLEFETAAKLRDEITRLKEEQ